The DNA region ATCTTAGCCTCGGCCCCCGAGCCCGCCGGATAGACATACGCCTGGGTCAACGCGATGTATGTATACTGCAGAGACGCATAGAAGGTGGAGTAGAGGTAGCCAGCCAGCGCTATGGCGATGGCTAGTATAAAGACGAGAAGAATAGCAACCTGTAGGCTCACAACCGCACCCCTCACAAAACACATCGGGCGTATTTATAAAAACTTTGAGGGAAGGCACCCCGCCGGGCCCACAGTGCGGCGCCAGCCGCTCTCACCCGGCGTAGTCCCGGCGCTACAGAAACAGCCCGGACTTTAAAAATTTCACGCAAGGTCTAATCCCCGCCGCCTTGCGCGGCGGCGCTTTGCTGTAAGAGGCAAAAGGCTTAAAAACATCCCACAACAAAACAAGACGGTGCTGGGCCCGTAGTCTAGCGGTATGATGCCCGCCTCACGCGCGGGTGGTCCCGGGTTCAAATCCCGGCGGGCCCACTTTTGAAAAATTTGGTTTAGGTAACCGCTACTATTCTCCCGTTGTCTAGGCCAGCTCTCACGTAGAAATCTACTGTTTGGTCGCCGCCGTCCCAGCCTCCGTAGACCTCGGCTGAGGTAGGTGCCTGGCCGAATACATCATATACGTTAGACGCGTAGTTGTCCTCGGTTATGTACCTGCCGCTCACTGGGTCGTATGCGTTATTCTTGCCGGGGTCCCATACGCCTCCGTAGTTATTAGCAAAGACTACCGCCGTTATGTAAGTCTCGGCGGCTGTTTTTAGGAGGGGTAGCTGGTCTAGGGGTATTGCGAATTCTATTACGTTGCCAGACCTGGCGATTTGACCGGTGGGCCTGGGCGACCAATCGTGGTCGAAGAGGAATAGTGGGGAGCCTTTGCCGTAGTTTATGCCTATAATGTAATCCCACTTAAACGCGAGCCTTGTGTCGCTCCAGTCTGGTAGCCACTCGCTGAAGCCGCCGCCCGGTACGCCTATGGCTATTATTACATACGGCGCGTATATGTTGCTCAGCTGCTTGAGTTTTACCAGACCGTAGAGGTTTTGGCCGTCTGAGTAGAGCCTCAGCTCTACGGCGTCTAGGTCTTCTGTCGGCGGCCAGCTCCAATCGGGGCGGTAGAACCTGTATTGGTCGTCTTGTGGATCTGTCACTATTAGCTCGTACATGCTCACCGCGGCGCCAGGCGTCTGCAAGGGAGGCTGGCCTACCCAGTCGTCTTCTCTGCCGTCCACAACTCTTGGGCCGGGCCCTCCCTCTACTCTTATGTACACAGGCGTCGAGTAATACACATTGCCTCCCATGGCCTTGGCCCTCAGCTCAAACACGCCGCTGTAGTTTACCCTAAACTCAGCCACGTAGAGCCCCTCCGCCGTGGGGCTGGCTAGGACGAAGACCTCGTCCCAGGGCGCGCTTGAGTCCTGGCGGATAAGGGCCATCGACGCCGCTACGTAGATTGGCCCCTCGCCGCAGACCTCGTAGTAAGCTTTAATGACGTTTCCTACGTAAGCCAAGGCGTTTCCCGTGAACACGGCAAGGAGGTGACCGCCGTCGTATACCTCCACTCGCTTGAGCTCTACGCCGCAGACGCGGCCGTCTGTTCTAGGCAGTACCTCGACTTGGTAGTTTTGGCCAAGCGCCGTGGCGAAGACTTCGTTGGAGCCTTGTGCTATGAATGTAAACTCATACCTCCCCGGGGCGAGCTTGGGCGTAAGGACGTAGAGGTCGTTGTTACCCACATCTCCTGCGTATGTCATTGGGGCGAAGTAGAGATCTCCCCACGGCCCGCCCCAGTAGGCCACTGGGCCCCAGTGGGCGATTACCCTAATTCCGGGGGCTCTCCCATGTTGCGCGGTGTTTGCAGACTGGGAGTAAACCTCCACTGTTATGTTTATCTTCTCCACTTCGCTGATGATAAGCCTTCTGAATGGGGCACCTGCCCAGTCTACCGTGTAGGCGGTTCTGTAGTGTATGGGCTCGTCTAGGGGCCAAGTATAGTTGTATGTAAGCCCTATTTTCTCGTAGAACTTTTTCACAATTTCGCGGAACAGTGAGTCGAAGATCTCTTCTCGGGGGCTTTCCCTGTCGCGGCCGTACCACCAGAACCAGTCGCCCGCCTCTGCTGGGTAGAGTAGCTGTTGCCACGCCTTGTTTTTCGCAACTTGCCGCGCCCCTTCTAGTATCCTCCACGCCAAGTTCTCCTCCCACTCGCCTACCCACACAGAGAGGCTTCCGCCGGCCCAGCTTGACGTCGGTAGCGGCGACTCTGATCTCCGCGGCGTCGCCGAACTTGTTGCTTCTCTAAGTGTTTTTGTACTATTTTTCACTGCTTTGTATATCTCGGTGAGGAAGACGTAGCCGTCGTTGGGGTACCACTCCCAGGGGTTCTCGCCGTCTAGGGCTATCACCACGAGGCCGCCCTGAGCCTTGCCAGCGAGGAGCGAGAGGAATTGCTCAGCGGCATATTTTTCGCCGTACTGCCTAGAAGTTGAAGAGCCTGTGAAGCCTATCCAGTCCGACAGCTCTTTATCTCTGAAGAAGATTAGCACTCCGTATCTCTCCCACGGCGTGTAGAGCTCCTCCTGCGTCGGCTGTCTCCCCAGGTAGCGCTCCAGCGCTACTTGGTCGGCTACGGTGTATTTTATGCCGCTCTGGGCGAGGATTTGTATGAATTGGTCATCTACGGCGAGTTCCGGCGGCCATATTCCCAACAACTCGGCCTTGAAGAAGGTCTTGAACTTGTGCCGAGACAGCTGTACCTGCGCGGAGACGTCTTCTGGATGTGCGAAGGGCTTAGGTAGCGTTATAATTCCCGGGTCTGTGGACAGGGCGTTGTTGGTGTTCTCCACGAGGGGGGCTATGGGGTAATAGTAGGGGGTCATTATCACCTCTATTTGCCCCTTCTTGTACAGCTGCGCCAACTTGTCTAGAAACGCCTTGGGGTACTGCAGGTGTTTTGCAAGCACGGCCATCTTGTCCCCGTCTGTGAAGTGCGTGTCGCAGTCGCTCCCCTTAGCTTTTTGATATATTGGGCGTAGGTCTGGGTCCTCGTTGAGGAGCTTCTCGTTTATCCAAGCCAGGTTGAACAGAACTTGGAGATCCCGGTAGTCGGCGGTGTCGAAAGCTCCCGGCGCGTTGTTCCTCTTTTCAAGAAGGCATTGATATCTCGGAAATTTGGGAATTTGCACCTCCCAGCTAATGTCGAAGAACCGCTCTAATATAAAGGATTTCTCCTCCTCCGTTAGGTCCTCTGCTTTTTTCAAAGATATTTGCAGATACTTGTCCGTCAGCCTGCCCTGGGCATACATCTCTATCTGCTCGAGCAACGTAGGCGTTATGTCAAACGTGACTTTAACCCCGGTCTCCTCCACGAGCAGGAGCATGGGGTAGTAGGCCTTGGCGGTCCAAAGCCTCACCCAGGGGGCCTCAACAACCGCCTTGCCCGTATCCGTGGGGACAGACTCTTTCGGTATATAATACGGGGGCTGGTGCATATGCCACACAAACACAACATTTTGAGCCGAAACAACTACAACTAACAGAACTAGTACCAACAATGCCCTACTCATATAGATGCTTATATATTCTACATTATATATGTTACTGCGCCAGGGTAAATTTACATCTATCTGACTTAGCACTCAAGGCGCATTGGAAGCCTAGACGCAGAGATGTTCAAATTCATGTCGTGTTAAAAGTAGCGAGAGACTTAGCTGGTTAGGCCCTGACGTCTAGGCCCAGGGCTTTCGCCTTGTTTATGAGGCGGAGGACTTCCTGCCACGACTTTGTTTTGTACACGTAGAAGCGGCCGGCCGGCTCCGCATCCACGCCCAGAACCTCCTTGGCGTAGAGGCCAAGCACCACCACGTAGTAGCCGTCAGGCGTCTTCCTCTTTGATGTCCACACAGCTTTGATCGGCGGCCTCGCCACGACCCGGCGGACGGGAAGATTTTTAGCTTTTGCACAGCTCTATCCTCCTGCCACCTCTCAGCACATCGAAGACCTCCTCCAAGGTGTAGGAGTGAGGCGTCCTCTTCCTAAACCCCCTTGCCACGATGATATAGACGTCTCCGCCTTTTTTCCACGCCAGCTCCCTGGCCACCGCCTCGGCGTCGACGTCTGCCGACCACTTCACCTTGCCGTATATCCTACAGCCGCCGGCTTCTCCCGCTAGGTCTATATCCACGTCTCCCTTTACGTACTTCTTGAGCTCGACGCCGAATATAGCAGGGGAGTACCTCCTGACGAACTCCTCTAACATCTCGCCGAAGTACTGGGAGAGGGCCTCCGCGTCTCTCAGCGGCTTGTCGCTCCCCAGCTCTAGGCTGGATATGTTGGGGTATACAAATCTGAACCAGAAGCGGAATAGGTTGTCCTTCACGTAGTAGAGCCCCCTCCTCTTGGCGCCTAGCGGCACCTCCCGCCTCACGATGTCCAAGTGCTGGAGGACCCAGAGGTATTTAGACGCCTTCGGCTTGTCGACGCCGGCGTAGTCCGCTATCTCGCCCAGCGTGTTTCTCCCCGCCGCGATGGCCTCCAGTATTGCGATGTAAACCCGCGGCTCTCTCAGCTCCTCCCTCAGCAGGAATAGGGGCTCCTCGTAGAGAGGGCCGCCCTTCCTGAACAGCCTCGCCAAGTTCTCCTCGACGCTTTGCGCCGGGTCAAAGAGCCGTAGGTAGTACGGCACGCCGCCGACGGCGGCCCAGGCCTTGAAGGCCTCCTCCGCCCCCCAGCCGGGGAGGAACTCCCCCAGCCTCCCCGGCGGGATTTCGCCCATCTTCCAGCTGCCGGTCCGCCTCCCGTACAGCGGGGACTTCCGAGACAGCACCTTCTCCTCTATCATCCCCACGCTGGACCCCACCAGGAGGATAAACGCCCTTGTCCTAGACAGCGAGAGGTCCCACGCCCGCTGTAGCAGGGACGGCACTGCGGGGTCTATCTCCACTAGGTACTGGAACTCGTCCAGCACAAGCACAATCCTCTCCCTAGACGCAAACCTGGCGTAGGCCTCTAGGAAGACGTCCAGCCTAGGCTCTAGGCGGCTGAGGTAGCCCTCCCCCGTGTAAGACGCCAGCTTCGCCAAGAGCTCCTTCACATTCCTCTCCACAGAGTCGTAGGTGCACATGTGATATATGCCGCCCCTCTCCGCCACAAACCTCTCCACCAGAGCAGTCTTGCCGATCCTCCGCCTCCCGTACAGCACAAGCAACTGCGCGCCGGGCGCCCTATACGCCTCCTCAAGCCACCTCCACTCGGCCTCCCTATCGATAAATTTTACCTCCACAAGTATAATACTTTAGAGGTAAATAAAAGCATAGAAGATTAAACGGCGCAACTTTACCCAAACAAAACGACCTATCTACCTAAAAACTGTAAAAACAAATATTTATAAATTTAAAAACTTTATTTTGTTTAAATTTGTATTTCATATTTCTTTTCCGTATTGTATTTTTCTATATTAAATATTACTGAAGTATCTCTTATCTCTGTTTTGTTTTGGCTCACTGAAAAGCTCTGTTTGTTTATGTTTGCGTACGGCGGTTTTTAAATCGTGGTGTTAGTCCGGGCAAGCTAACACTGCGAGCTCCAAACGCCGGCCCAAGCCATTAACAGTGTTAACTGCGCAGTTCACACGGACAATTGTTAAAAACTACTTACGTTGATGCACTATGCAACTCCAAATAAACCTAGATAGGTTGATCCAAGACATAATCCAGTACGGCATCCAGGGACTCATAGCGATAATAATAGTGCTTATTGCTTGGCTCCTGGGCTCTGTGGTTGGCAGGGCGGTGAATAGGCTGATAGAGAGGACTGGCCTTGAAAAGGCTTTCGATAGGACAGACGTGGGGAAGGCCTTTAGAGCCGCTGGGATAGACCTCTCCAACTTGATAGGCATGTTAATAACCGCCTTCATAGTGGTTATAGGTATCGTCATCGCCTTGGGCTATTTGAGAATAGGTGGCGAGGCGGGGGCTCTCATCGCCGACGTGGCGCGGTATCTGCCGAGGCTCATCGGCGGCATTATCCTCCTAACTGCGGGTGTTATACTAGTGGCCCTACTCACCGACTACATCGGGAAGCTCCTCACGGGGCTGTTCCCCAAGCAGTTCGTGGAGATTGGGGAAATGCTTCGCAACCTACTGCTTATTGGCCTCATCGCGCTTGTGGTGTCGCTGGCGCTCGACCTCATGCTCTTCACTGGTCCCCTGGTCTACCCGCTTATCCTCGGCACTGTGATAATCGGCGCGGGGATCTTCATCGGCCACACCATAGTCCGCAACATCGTGGAGGACCACCCCGAGTTCTCCGGCGCCGCCCCCTACGCCAAGTTCTTGCTATACTCAATCTTCCTAATGGTAGGACTCGGCGCCATATTTGCCAACTTCCCGCAGACCGCCCACGTGGTACAGAACGTGGCATGGGGCGTGGCCATCGCTGCTGGCATCATGTTGGCACCCATAATATACGCACTGGCTAAGAAGATGATAAAAGAGACAAAGGAGTAGGCCCAGACCGCTCACAAATTTTATATATTTTTACATATCCTGGGTTTATGCATATTGAGATAAGAGACCCCACATTAGTTGAGCGGCTCAGGAGACTCCTCCCCAGGCCAGACGCTCCGTTTGATGACGTAATAATCAAGCTTCTGGAACAGCCCTGCAAGCTGAGGATTAGGGAGATTGTGGAGGAGGTGGTGGCGTCGCTGAGCCTCGAGGAGAGGGTAGGCAAAATCGTTGAGGAGGCCATTTCTAGGGGGCTCGCAGAGGTGGAGAGGAGGGTGGCCCACACCGTGGAGAGAGCCCTCAAGGAGGGGCTACGCCAGCTACAGATAAGCGGCGAGGTGGGCGGGGGCTGGGAAGCCGTGATAAGAGAAGCCAGCAGGAGGCCCGACAAGTGCCTAAGCTTCTCCGAGATTAGGAGGTATTACGGCAAAAACCTAAACAGCGTCATGCTCAGAAAAAGAGGCTTCGTCCAAAAAGAGAGAGGCCTGTGGTGCCTACCCGAATCCTCCTAACCCCCTACGGCCCTGCTTATCTGCTCCAGGAGAGGCGCCCGGCTCGCCGTCTAGGGGATGGACTTGTTTTTCAACACGGCCTCTACCGTCCTGGGTAGCTCCTTCAGTGTTTCCACCGCGGCGTCCGGCCGCACGTTGTACGCCGGTATTAAAAGCCTTTGAGAATACTCAAGGGCCTCCCTCTCCCAGTTGCCGTAGAACACGGCAAGGAGGCCGAACCTCTTTGGGAAATATACGTCGAACACTGGGTTGTCTCCCACCATTACGTGTGCCCCGTTGAAGAATTCGGGGCAGGTCTTGGGGCATTTGTACACGTCGGAAGTCCTAACGCCGTCGACAAGTCTGTCTAGGCCTAGGCGCCGTATTACGGGTAGCTGGTAGGCCGCGTGGCCGTTCGTCGCTATCTCGACGCGGTGGCCCAGCGCCTTGAGCTCCTCTAAGGCCTCCACGGCGCCGTCGGATAGCTGGAAGCCCGGCAGGTGTTTGCGTAGCAACGTGACTATGTCTGGTGCCCTCCCCGCGCCCAGCTCCTCGGCCACAGAGTCCAGTATGGCCTGCCAGTCGAAGGCCCGCCAGTCCAGCCTCCTCATTAGGGCGAGGTTCCTCTGCCTAGCCCTTCTCCACACCTCCCCCGGCGACACGCCGGCCTTATCAGCGATCACGGCGCAAGCCTCTGCGAAAACAGGATTCCACGCGCTTAGCGGCAACAACGTCCCGTCTAGGTCTACTAGAATAGTCGCCATGCGGCCTCCGCCACCAGCGCTATTAGGGTTATCCCGAAGGCGGCTAAGGTGCCGTTGCGGTAGGTACGCCACCGCCCCCTCAACGCGAGGTAGGCCATATACACCAGCAGAGCGCTCGTCAGCCCGGCCCCTGCGGCCAGGGCGTAGAGCCCAGTTGAGGCGGAGGCCATCACAAGACACACGCCCAGCGCCGCAGACGCCGCCGTCACCAAGCCCCCCACCGCCGCCGTCTTCTGGGGGCCGATAAGCACCGCCAGAGTCTTGAGGCCGGCTCTCATGTCGCCCTGGTAGTCCATCGCCGTCTTTACGAACTCTCTGCCCACATTCGCGACTAGGGATGAGGCGAAGAGCAACATCAACACGTCGGAGAGCCTCCCAGCCGCCGCCATGCCGTAGATGTATGTCATGGAAGTGAGGAAGGCGACAATTAAATTCCCCACAACGGGTACCCGCTTAAGGCGGACGTTGTACAACACGCCCAGCACCGCGGCGGTCAGGTACACAGACAGGGGGGCAAGCCCCAGCGTTGCGGCGCCAGCAGCGCCGGCAACTAGAGAGCCGTACGCCACAGCACGCGCCGTGGCAAGGCTAACTCTCCCCGACACGAGGGGGGCGTCTGGCCTATTTACCCTATCCTCTTCCAGGTTTGACAGGTCGTTGTGGGCGAACAGCCCAGCCTCGGCTAAGAAGGTGGACGCAGCAAGCAATACGAGGGTCGCCGCGTTATTCCCCCCAGCCACGGCGTAGGAGGCTGTGGAGGCCAGTGCAGCAAGAACGCCGTGTTCCCCCCTTATCAGCTTCCAAAGCGACACAAGTAGACACAAGCGGGGGTTTATAGCTGTCTCACGCCACCACGCGCCTTTCTAAGAGCCCCCTATCCACAGCGGCGACATGTTCCGAGACTAGCCAGGCGGCTCCCAGCGCCACTCCAGCCCCATCTCAACTTCGCCTAGGTCGCACGGGTGCGGGCTCAAGAGGATCTCCCTGAACCTCCTTGCGAGGGGGGTGACCAGCCGCTTAGTGCCCCTCACGTCGATCAAGGCGAAGAAGGGCTGGTAGCCGAGGCCCCACTCGTAGCCGTGGAGGAGGGACCACCAGATTGCCACCACCGGCTTCGCCTTCTTGAAGACGTTGGCCATGGCGCATAGGTACCTGTACCTAAACTCCTCGTTTCTAGACGCCACGCCGAACTCCGTCACGGCGAGGGGCCGCGGCGTCTTCACCTCGAGGAGGGCCTCCGGCCTCAGGACAAAGCGCAGGGCAAAGTCGTCGTACCTCCCCACCACGTAGAAGTTCACGCCGGCGTAGTCCATTTCCCTAAACATTTCCAGGTACTTGGAGTTCTGCCTATTCAAGTAATAGACAGCGGGCTTGAAGACGGGGCTCCGGCTCTCGAACTTAGAGTAGGAGTGGGCGAACGTCGCTTTTAGGCCGTAGCTCTTCAACACGTCCCTCGCGGCGGCTATCGCCTCATCTATCACCGCCTGGGCCCTCCTCATGTGCTTGATCGAGAGGAAGCCATGCGGAGGGAGGTCGCCCTTTATGTAAGCCAGAAAGGTGTACATATTCGGCTCGTTGAATATGACCGCCACGTCTATGAGATCCCCCAGCTCCCTCGCCACCAGCTCGACGTACGAGACAAACCGCGAGGCCACCTCGCGGCTCTCCCAGCCGCCCCGCCTCCACACCCAGCGGGGGTTTGTGAAGTGGTGTAGCGTCACCCACGTCTCGAAGCCCTTGGACTTAACGTCGGCTAGGTACTGGCGGAAGAGCCTAATCGCCTCTTTGTCGTACCTCCCCTCTGCCGGCTCGATAAGGGCCCACTCAACGCCGGTGCGGAAGACGTCGAGACCTATCGACTTGGCTATTTCCAAGTCCTCTTCGTAGAAAATGAGGTGCTGCGCCCCCGGCTCGTCGGGGAGGTCACAACCGCAAAAGCCGAAGTGTTGGTAGGGCGATACGGCGGCCCCGACCTTCACCGCAGGATAAGGACGGATGTATTGGCCGCCAGCGCCACCGCCACGGAGGTGCTGTTGTAAAGCAACGCCGATGCGCCGTAGTAACCTCTTGACAAAAGTATTACTAAGTCGTAAGCGCTCTCGGACAGCTCTTTTACAATTTCCGAGGCGATGGTCTCTCCCTCCCCCATCTTCCTCACCTTAAAGTTGTGCTTCACGCCACGCCTCCCGACGAAGTCCTCCACTGCTTTTCTAAGTTGCTCAACAGCAGGGTCGTTGTCAGAGTGCGTGACGTATAGGAAGTTTATCTCCGCGCCGTAGCGCTCGCCGAAGTCTACCGCGACGTTGAGCAGTTCCTTAAGCCTCGCCGAGCTCATGGGCGACACTGGCACTAAAATACGACGAAACTTATAAGCCAGCTCGAAATAGGGCTCGTCACCCATACCTCTTCCCTTCGGTGAATAATTTAAGCGTTGTGTCGGTCTTCTTTATGGACTCCCACTTGGGCATGGCGCCAAGTACGGCCCTGACGGCGTCGACGTTTTCCGGCACTACTATTGACTCTTGGTGCACGCCGTACATGAGGTATAGCTCGTTCCCGTTGACTGTCACCGAGTCGCGGAATATGGCCACCTCGGGGAAATCTCCTCTGGGCCTGCCTAAGTCGCGGGCGTATTCGATAATCTGGGCTAGGCTCTGGAAGCCCGCCCCGACGTCTGCGAGGAAGATCCTAGGCGTCTTGGCGAGTGCTTCCAGCACGGCGTCGCGGGGGTAGGCCCCGTCCAGTTCGAGAAACGCCATGTGCATGTGCATGATCGTGACAGGGACTGCGACGGCCATCGTCACGATGTCCACGTTCTTCAACACGGTTTTCACGTCGGGGCCGTGGTGACTCGGCACAGTGGCTGGGTTGGGCACCACGTCGTTGATCGGCCCCTTCTTGTACTCCTTGGGGTCCGCCCCCCTCCTCGCTATGAAGATCCTCGCCTTCTTTATCCCCACCCCGTTGAGCATTAGGGACGTCAAAACCCTGGTAATGCCGGTGGTGTTGCAACTGACGACTCTCACATACCGCCTCCCTCTGGCCTCGTCGTAGTTGGCCAGAGCGTTGAAGCTCACCTCAGCCACCTCCGCCTCTTCGCCTCCCTGGAATATGACGGGCTTGTCAAATTTGGAGTAGTACTTCTCCTTGTTTTCAGCCCCTACGTCCTCGGGCGAGGCGTCTATAATCACGTCAGATGCCTTTATCAAGTCCTCGATTGTTCCCGCCGGTTCGATGCCCGCCTTTTTGAACTTCTCGACGCGGTCGGGGAGGGTGTAGACCTTGAAGCCCTTAGCGGCGGCGACGAGGACTTCGTAGTCCGGCGTTACCTTAAGCACGCCGGAGACGTGCATGTCGCCTTGTGCCGCCACTGCGTCGGCGATGCGCTTGCCGATGGTGCCGAACCCGACGATGCCGACTCTGATCATAGCCTAAACTTCGCGGCCGAGGTTAATAACGCTTTCACGGCGGGCATTTCCTCGCCGCCGATTGTTGATATGAAGGCGCGGCCTCCCGTCGAGACGTGGAAGGCCTTGTCGATTACTCCGGCCTTTTCGGCGGCCAGTATGGTGTGCCCTCCGCCGAGGATGAGCTTCTTCTTGGCGGCGGCTCTTAGCAACTCCAACGTACCTGTGGCGAACCTCTCGTCTTCTACATAGCCCATTGGGCCGCTGAATATGACCACCTCCGCCTGGTCGATGACTTCCTTGTATCGTATCGTTGTGGATTTGCCTATGTCTAGCGGTTGTTGCGCTAGGGAGAAGGCGTCGACGTCGATCCTCCCGTTCTGGCTAACCGCAAAGTCGACCGGCACTTCTATCTTCTCTCCGTATTTGCTTAGTAGCTGGCGCGCTCTTTCCACATAGGGGAGGTACCCGCCTTTTTC from Pyrobaculum arsenaticum DSM 13514 includes:
- a CDS encoding glycoside hydrolase family 57 protein; translation: MSRALLVLVLLVVVVSAQNVVFVWHMHQPPYYIPKESVPTDTGKAVVEAPWVRLWTAKAYYPMLLLVEETGVKVTFDITPTLLEQIEMYAQGRLTDKYLQISLKKAEDLTEEEKSFILERFFDISWEVQIPKFPRYQCLLEKRNNAPGAFDTADYRDLQVLFNLAWINEKLLNEDPDLRPIYQKAKGSDCDTHFTDGDKMAVLAKHLQYPKAFLDKLAQLYKKGQIEVIMTPYYYPIAPLVENTNNALSTDPGIITLPKPFAHPEDVSAQVQLSRHKFKTFFKAELLGIWPPELAVDDQFIQILAQSGIKYTVADQVALERYLGRQPTQEELYTPWERYGVLIFFRDKELSDWIGFTGSSTSRQYGEKYAAEQFLSLLAGKAQGGLVVIALDGENPWEWYPNDGYVFLTEIYKAVKNSTKTLREATSSATPRRSESPLPTSSWAGGSLSVWVGEWEENLAWRILEGARQVAKNKAWQQLLYPAEAGDWFWWYGRDRESPREEIFDSLFREIVKKFYEKIGLTYNYTWPLDEPIHYRTAYTVDWAGAPFRRLIISEVEKINITVEVYSQSANTAQHGRAPGIRVIAHWGPVAYWGGPWGDLYFAPMTYAGDVGNNDLYVLTPKLAPGRYEFTFIAQGSNEVFATALGQNYQVEVLPRTDGRVCGVELKRVEVYDGGHLLAVFTGNALAYVGNVIKAYYEVCGEGPIYVAASMALIRQDSSAPWDEVFVLASPTAEGLYVAEFRVNYSGVFELRAKAMGGNVYYSTPVYIRVEGGPGPRVVDGREDDWVGQPPLQTPGAAVSMYELIVTDPQDDQYRFYRPDWSWPPTEDLDAVELRLYSDGQNLYGLVKLKQLSNIYAPYVIIAIGVPGGGFSEWLPDWSDTRLAFKWDYIIGINYGKGSPLFLFDHDWSPRPTGQIARSGNVIEFAIPLDQLPLLKTAAETYITAVVFANNYGGVWDPGKNNAYDPVSGRYITEDNYASNVYDVFGQAPTSAEVYGGWDGGDQTVDFYVRAGLDNGRIVAVT
- a CDS encoding ATP-binding protein, which codes for MEVKFIDREAEWRWLEEAYRAPGAQLLVLYGRRRIGKTALVERFVAERGGIYHMCTYDSVERNVKELLAKLASYTGEGYLSRLEPRLDVFLEAYARFASRERIVLVLDEFQYLVEIDPAVPSLLQRAWDLSLSRTRAFILLVGSSVGMIEEKVLSRKSPLYGRRTGSWKMGEIPPGRLGEFLPGWGAEEAFKAWAAVGGVPYYLRLFDPAQSVEENLARLFRKGGPLYEEPLFLLREELREPRVYIAILEAIAAGRNTLGEIADYAGVDKPKASKYLWVLQHLDIVRREVPLGAKRRGLYYVKDNLFRFWFRFVYPNISSLELGSDKPLRDAEALSQYFGEMLEEFVRRYSPAIFGVELKKYVKGDVDIDLAGEAGGCRIYGKVKWSADVDAEAVARELAWKKGGDVYIIVARGFRKRTPHSYTLEEVFDVLRGGRRIELCKS
- a CDS encoding mechanosensitive ion channel family protein, which codes for MQLQINLDRLIQDIIQYGIQGLIAIIIVLIAWLLGSVVGRAVNRLIERTGLEKAFDRTDVGKAFRAAGIDLSNLIGMLITAFIVVIGIVIALGYLRIGGEAGALIADVARYLPRLIGGIILLTAGVILVALLTDYIGKLLTGLFPKQFVEIGEMLRNLLLIGLIALVVSLALDLMLFTGPLVYPLILGTVIIGAGIFIGHTIVRNIVEDHPEFSGAAPYAKFLLYSIFLMVGLGAIFANFPQTAHVVQNVAWGVAIAAGIMLAPIIYALAKKMIKETKE
- a CDS encoding HAD family hydrolase, with translation MATILVDLDGTLLPLSAWNPVFAEACAVIADKAGVSPGEVWRRARQRNLALMRRLDWRAFDWQAILDSVAEELGAGRAPDIVTLLRKHLPGFQLSDGAVEALEELKALGHRVEIATNGHAAYQLPVIRRLGLDRLVDGVRTSDVYKCPKTCPEFFNGAHVMVGDNPVFDVYFPKRFGLLAVFYGNWEREALEYSQRLLIPAYNVRPDAAVETLKELPRTVEAVLKNKSIP
- a CDS encoding geranylgeranylglycerol-phosphate geranylgeranyltransferase; this translates as MSLWKLIRGEHGVLAALASTASYAVAGGNNAATLVLLAASTFLAEAGLFAHNDLSNLEEDRVNRPDAPLVSGRVSLATARAVAYGSLVAGAAGAATLGLAPLSVYLTAAVLGVLYNVRLKRVPVVGNLIVAFLTSMTYIYGMAAAGRLSDVLMLLFASSLVANVGREFVKTAMDYQGDMRAGLKTLAVLIGPQKTAAVGGLVTAASAALGVCLVMASASTGLYALAAGAGLTSALLVYMAYLALRGRWRTYRNGTLAAFGITLIALVAEAAWRLF
- a CDS encoding family 1 glycosylhydrolase, with product MKVGAAVSPYQHFGFCGCDLPDEPGAQHLIFYEEDLEIAKSIGLDVFRTGVEWALIEPAEGRYDKEAIRLFRQYLADVKSKGFETWVTLHHFTNPRWVWRRGGWESREVASRFVSYVELVARELGDLIDVAVIFNEPNMYTFLAYIKGDLPPHGFLSIKHMRRAQAVIDEAIAAARDVLKSYGLKATFAHSYSKFESRSPVFKPAVYYLNRQNSKYLEMFREMDYAGVNFYVVGRYDDFALRFVLRPEALLEVKTPRPLAVTEFGVASRNEEFRYRYLCAMANVFKKAKPVVAIWWSLLHGYEWGLGYQPFFALIDVRGTKRLVTPLARRFREILLSPHPCDLGEVEMGLEWRWEPPG
- a CDS encoding universal stress protein; the encoded protein is MGDEPYFELAYKFRRILVPVSPMSSARLKELLNVAVDFGERYGAEINFLYVTHSDNDPAVEQLRKAVEDFVGRRGVKHNFKVRKMGEGETIASEIVKELSESAYDLVILLSRGYYGASALLYNSTSVAVALAANTSVLILR
- a CDS encoding type II glyceraldehyde-3-phosphate dehydrogenase; the encoded protein is MIRVGIVGFGTIGKRIADAVAAQGDMHVSGVLKVTPDYEVLVAAAKGFKVYTLPDRVEKFKKAGIEPAGTIEDLIKASDVIIDASPEDVGAENKEKYYSKFDKPVIFQGGEEAEVAEVSFNALANYDEARGRRYVRVVSCNTTGITRVLTSLMLNGVGIKKARIFIARRGADPKEYKKGPINDVVPNPATVPSHHGPDVKTVLKNVDIVTMAVAVPVTIMHMHMAFLELDGAYPRDAVLEALAKTPRIFLADVGAGFQSLAQIIEYARDLGRPRGDFPEVAIFRDSVTVNGNELYLMYGVHQESIVVPENVDAVRAVLGAMPKWESIKKTDTTLKLFTEGKRYG